The window CCGCTTCGCTCCCCCATTTGTTCGTGGTGGAAATCCATAACCTTATCGCGAACGAGGTTGTTTGCGCCTGAGCGTTCACGAAATTTTTGCTGGATGTCGCCAAGAAGCTATCGACGGCGGGCTTGTTGATGTAAGAATCTTTATCCCAGCACTTGCATTGGATCGCCCAAAAATCTCCCTCGACGGTCTGAGCAACCAGATCGATGCCGGTGTCTTTCCCGCCAAAATCTTGACGGTATGGAAATTCGTTCCAGAGCCACATGTGCCTAAATTTTCCCTCGTAAAGCGGATAAGTTCGCAGAAACGTTTGCATCAGTCGCTCAAATCGCGCTCCCTTATCTCTTTCCGAGAAAGAAAAATCACGATATTTCTTTAAGATGTCCTGAAAATTTTTTACCGATGTGCTGGACATACTCTTCATCTCCAAAAATTTTTCATACATACTTTCATATAAATTTTCATACAAACTTTCATACAAAGATTTTTCATACGCGAATGATGGTCCGCGCTTCCGTCGCATACGATTATAATCCTATGTTATCGTTTCTAGACCTCGACTTGCTTTGGAGTATGTAGCTAATCCTTTGCGGAGCAACACGATTGCTAAAGCGCTACCCCCCCAAAATATCGCTTAAAATAACCCCGAATAGGCAAAACATAAAAACACGCAAAACGTAGTAAAATATTACTATTCTCAGAGTGGGGGCATTCACTCTTAAAAGAGAAGACGTAAGACCGGTTTCAGTCGGCTGTCTTTGTCGATCTTAGACTCCCACGGAATCCCACGACTTGAGTCGTGGGATTATGTCAAAATACATTGTTTTTGTTAGGAGGAGTGAAATTGAAACTCGGAAGAGCGGTCGCGCTGATATTGGCAATTTTGTCGTGTTTAGGGGGTTTGGCTTGGGGCGCGGAAGAGCCGATACGAATAGGGTATTTGGCAGCCATCACCGGAGACGCCGCCGTTTGGGGACAAGCTGAACAAGGAGGAGCTCGCCTTTACGTGAAACATATCAACGAAAAGGGCGGTCTTCTGGGCAGGCCGGTGGAGCTTATCCTCTACGACACCCGAGGCAAAGCCGAGGACGCGCTTAACGCGGTAAAACGGATGATCTTCGAGGACAAGGTCGTGGCCATTGGAGGCAGTAACTACAGTAGCATCCAACTCGCCATCGCCTCCGTGGTGGACCAAAACAAAATCCCGACCGTGGCCAGCGCCGCCACCAACCCCACGGTGACGGTAGACCCCGACACGGGGAAAGTTCGTCCCTACATGTTCCGTATCACTTACACCGACCCCTACCAAGGAAAGGTCATCGCCGACTACTTGATCGAGAAGCGTGGCGCCAAAAAGCTAGCGGTTCTCGGTGACATCGGCAGCGCTTATTCCGAGGGATTGACGGAGTTCCTCCAAAACCGAGCCGACGAATTGGGCGTGGAACACAAGTTTTGGGCTTTTCGAGAGGGAGACGTGGACTTCCGCGCACAGATCACGGAGGCTCGTAACTGGGGCGCCGACGCCATCGCCCTGACGATGCTTTATAAAGAAATGGGCCTCGTAATCAAGCAGGCGGTGGAGGCGGGCTGGAAACCACAGTTCATGGGAGGGGACGGAGTGAGCCCCAATATCTTCGAGATCGCGGGAAACGACGGCATGGAGGGGACCTTCTGGGTTCAGGCCATGAGTTACACAGATCCCAAGGTGGTGGCGCTGAACGAAGTCTACGAAAAGGAGTTTGGCGAGAAGGCCACGGAACCTACGAACCTGGTGGCCGCCTATGACATCATGACGTTCATCGGCAACGCCATCGCCGTGGCTGGGACAACGGAGGGACCCGCTATAGCGAAGGCTATGGAAACCACCAAAGGCCTAGAAGTGACGCATTTCACTTGGACGGTGGACGAGGCGACCCATAATCCTCTGAACAAGCCGGCCGCGGTTCTGACGGGTAAAAGCGGGGAGCTGGTTTTTGTGGAATATTGGGCTCCTCAGGACGCGGCAAATCAGTAGTTGCCGTTTAATGATTCGGCCCGCCCTAACCCGGCGGGCCGAACGCTGAATCAG of the Synergistaceae bacterium genome contains:
- a CDS encoding ABC transporter substrate-binding protein → MKLGRAVALILAILSCLGGLAWGAEEPIRIGYLAAITGDAAVWGQAEQGGARLYVKHINEKGGLLGRPVELILYDTRGKAEDALNAVKRMIFEDKVVAIGGSNYSSIQLAIASVVDQNKIPTVASAATNPTVTVDPDTGKVRPYMFRITYTDPYQGKVIADYLIEKRGAKKLAVLGDIGSAYSEGLTEFLQNRADELGVEHKFWAFREGDVDFRAQITEARNWGADAIALTMLYKEMGLVIKQAVEAGWKPQFMGGDGVSPNIFEIAGNDGMEGTFWVQAMSYTDPKVVALNEVYEKEFGEKATEPTNLVAAYDIMTFIGNAIAVAGTTEGPAIAKAMETTKGLEVTHFTWTVDEATHNPLNKPAAVLTGKSGELVFVEYWAPQDAANQ